A stretch of Cheilinus undulatus linkage group 20, ASM1832078v1, whole genome shotgun sequence DNA encodes these proteins:
- the exoc7 gene encoding exocyst complex component 7 isoform X2 — protein MIPTEDASARKREIEEKLKQEQETLSFIRENLEKSDQLTKGMVSILSSFESRLMQLENSIIPVHKQTENLQRLQENVDKTLSCMDHVISYYHVAKDTDRIIREGPTGRLDEYLACIAKIQKAVEYFQDNNPDSPELNTVKARFEKGKELLEAEFRSLLTRYSKPVPPILILDAISVDEELEVQEDVVLEHLPEAVLQDIICIAGWLVEYGRNQDFMTVYFQIRSNQLDRSIKGLKDHFRKNSASSGILYSPAVQTKRKDTPTKKAPKRPGTIRKAQNLLKQYSQHGLDGKKGGSNLTPLEGKDDVLDIEIDSYIHCISAFVKLAQSEYALLAEIIPEHHQKKTFDSLIQEALDNLMLEGDNIVSAARRAIMRHDYSAVLTIFPILRHLKMNKSDFDATLQGTAASTKNKLPTLITSMETIGAKALEEFADSIKNDPDKEYNMPKDGTVHELTSNAILFLQQLLDFHETAGAMLASQETSSSASSYTSEFNKRLLSTYICKVLGNLQLNLLSKSKVYEDPALSAIFLHNNYNYILKSLEKSELIQLVTVTQKKAESSYRELIEQQILTYKSSWVKVTEHLTDRNMPVLQPGTKLKDKERQVIKDKFKGFNDGLEELCKIQKGWAIPDKEQRDFIRQSQKKVVSEAYRNFLQRCANISFTKNPEKYHKYRPEEVEEMIERLFDTSA, from the exons ATGATTCCCACCGAGGATGCGTCCGCCAGGAAGCGGGAGATAGAGGAGAAACTGAAGCAG GAGCAAGAGACGCTGTCATTCATCAGAGAGAACCTGGAGAAGAGTGATCAGCTGACCAAGGGCATG GTGTCCATCCTGTCTTCGTTTGAGAGTCGTCTGATGCAGCTGGAGAACTCCATCATCCCGGTCCACAAACAGACAGAGAATCTGCAGCGCCTGCAGGAGAACGTGGACAAGACCCTGTCCTGCATGGACCACGTCATCAGTTATTACCATGTGGCTAAAGACACAGATAGGATCATCAGAGAGGG GCCGACTGGAAGGCTGGATGAGTATCTCGCTTGCATTGCAAAGATTCAGAAAGCTGTGGAATACTTTCAAGATAACAACCCTGACAGTCCTGAGCTCAACACAGTG AAAGCACGCTTTGAGAAAGGTAAAGAGCTGCTGGAGGCGGAGTTCCGCAGCCTCCTCACCCGCTACAGTAAACCCGTTCCCCCGATCCTCATCCTGGATGCCATCAGTGTGGACGAGGAGCTGGAGGTCCAGGAAGATGTGGTTCTTGAACACCTGCCTGAAGCCGTTCTCCAGGACATCATCTGTATCGCCGGCTGGCTGGTGGAGTACGGACGCAACCAGG atttCATGACCGTTTACTTCCAGATTAGGTCAAATCAGCTCGATCGCTCCATTAAAGGTCTGAAGGACCACTTCCGTAAGAACAGCGCCTCCTCTGGGATCCTCTACTCGCCTGCCGTCCAAACCAAACGCAAGGACACACCCACCAAAAAGGCTCCAAAGAGACCAG GGACGATTCGAAAGGCTCAGAACCTTCTGAAACAGTACTCACAGCATGGGCTGGATGGGAAAAAGGGGGGCTCTAACCTCACTCCTTTGGAAG GGAAGGACGACGTTCTGGACATCGAGATCGACTCGTACATCCACTGTATCAGTGCCTTTGTAAAGCTGGCTCAGAGCGAGTATGCCCTGCTGGCTGAAATCATCCCAGAGCACCACCAGAAGAAGACCTTCGACTCCCTCATTCAG GAAGCGTTGGACAACCTGATGCTGGAGGGAGACAACATCGTGTCTGCGGCTCGCAGAGCCATAATGAGACACGACTACTCAGCCGTCCTCACCATCTTCCCCATCCTCAGACACCTGAAGATGAACAAGTCTGACTTTGACGCCACGCTGCAG GGAACAGCAGCGAGCACCAAGAACAAGCTGCCAACTCTCATCACCTCCATGGAGACGATTGGAGCCAAAGCTCTGGAGGAGTTTGCAGACAGCATCAAG AACGACCCTGATAAAGAGTACAACATGCCAAAGGATGGAACCGTCCACGAGCTGACCAGTAAT GCGATCCTgttcctgcagcagctgctggACTTCCACGAGACGGCCGGAGCCATGCTGGCCTCACAAG agaCGAGTTCATCAGCGAGCAGCTACACCTCCGAGTTCAACAAGAGGCTCCTCAGCACTTATATAT GTAAGGTTTTGGGGAACCTGCAGCTAAATCTGCTCAGTAAATCCAAAGTGTACGAGGATCCTGCTCTGAGCGCCATTTTCCTGCACAACAACTACAATTACATCCTGAAATCACTGGAGAA GTCCGAGCTGATCCAGTTAGTGACGGTGACTCAGAAAAAAGCTGAGAGTTCATACAGAGAGCTGATAGAGCAGCAGATCCTTACGTACAAGAGCAG CTGGGTGAAAGTCACAGAGCACCTAACTGACAGAAACATGCCCGTCCTCCAGCCTGGCACCAAG CTGAAGGACAAAGAGAGACAAGTGATAAAAGACAAATTCAAG GGTTTTAATGACGGCTTGGAGGAGTTGTGTAAGATCCAGAAGGGTTGGGCCATCCCCGACAAAGAACAGAGAGACTTCATCCGTCAGTCTCAGAAGAAAGTCGTGTCTGAAGCTTACAGGAACTTCCTGCAGAG ATGTGCCAACATCTCGTTCACTAAGAACCCTGAGAAGTATCACAAGTACCGAccggaggaggtggaggagatgaTTGAGAGGCTGTTTGACACGTCTGCCTGA
- the tvp23b gene encoding Golgi apparatus membrane protein TVP23 homolog B, producing MLAGETNDEDVSLFDAEEDAGKRSKRTNIKHPVASFFHLFFRVAAIFVYLLCEFVSPGFIGCMVTIILLLSCDFWAVKNITGRLMVGLRWWNQVDDDGRSHWVFESRKGTGKQHASDSESRIFWLGLIICPVIWVIFAFSTLFSFEIKWVPVVIMGVVLQGANLYGYVKCKVGGKTSLKNMATNYFGRQFLKQAMSKEEES from the exons ATGTTAGCTGGA GAAACCAATGATGAAGACGTGTCTCTGTTTGATGCAGAGGAAGATGCAGGGAAAAGGTCAAAGAGGACAAATATTAA GCATCCAGTGGCGTCCTTCTTCCACCTCTTCTTCAGAGTGGCAGCCATCTTTGTCTACCTGCTCTGTGAGTTTGTCAGTCCAGGTTTCATCGGCTGCATGGTCACAATAATCCTCCTGCTGTCATGTGACTTCTGGGCTGTTAAG AACATCACAGGGCGACTGATGGTTGGTTTAAGGTGGTGGAACCAAGTAGACGATGATGGTCGTAGCCACTGGGTGTTTGAGTCCAGGAAG gGAACTGGGAAGCAACATGCATCAGATTCAGAGTCCAGGATCTTCTGGCTGGGGCTGATTATTTGTCCAGTCATCTGGGTTATCTTTGCGTTTAGCACCCTCTTTTCCTTTGAGATTAAATGGGTG CCTGTAGTGATCATGGGTGTGGTGCTACAAGGGGCCAACCTCTACGGCTATGTGAAGTGTAAAGTGGGGGGAAAGACCAGCTTAAAGAACATGGCCACCAATTATTTTGGACGCCAGTTCCTCAAACAG GCCATGTCTAAAGAAGAGGAATCGTAG
- the exoc7 gene encoding exocyst complex component 7 isoform X4 has protein sequence MIPTEDASARKREIEEKLKQEQETLSFIRENLEKSDQLTKGMVSILSSFESRLMQLENSIIPVHKQTENLQRLQENVDKTLSCMDHVISYYHVAKDTDRIIREGPTGRLDEYLACIAKIQKAVEYFQDNNPDSPELNTVKARFEKGKELLEAEFRSLLTRYSKPVPPILILDAISVDEELEVQEDVVLEHLPEAVLQDIICIAGWLVEYGRNQDFMTVYFQIRSNQLDRSIKGLKDHFRKNSASSGILYSPAVQTKRKDTPTKKAPKRPGKDDVLDIEIDSYIHCISAFVKLAQSEYALLAEIIPEHHQKKTFDSLIQEALDNLMLEGDNIVSAARRAIMRHDYSAVLTIFPILRHLKMNKSDFDATLQGTAASTKNKLPTLITSMETIGAKALEEFADSIKNDPDKEYNMPKDGTVHELTSNAILFLQQLLDFHETAGAMLASQETSSSASSYTSEFNKRLLSTYICKVLGNLQLNLLSKSKVYEDPALSAIFLHNNYNYILKSLEKSELIQLVTVTQKKAESSYRELIEQQILTYKSSWVKVTEHLTDRNMPVLQPGTKLKDKERQVIKDKFKGFNDGLEELCKIQKGWAIPDKEQRDFIRQSQKKVVSEAYRNFLQRCANISFTKNPEKYHKYRPEEVEEMIERLFDTSA, from the exons ATGATTCCCACCGAGGATGCGTCCGCCAGGAAGCGGGAGATAGAGGAGAAACTGAAGCAG GAGCAAGAGACGCTGTCATTCATCAGAGAGAACCTGGAGAAGAGTGATCAGCTGACCAAGGGCATG GTGTCCATCCTGTCTTCGTTTGAGAGTCGTCTGATGCAGCTGGAGAACTCCATCATCCCGGTCCACAAACAGACAGAGAATCTGCAGCGCCTGCAGGAGAACGTGGACAAGACCCTGTCCTGCATGGACCACGTCATCAGTTATTACCATGTGGCTAAAGACACAGATAGGATCATCAGAGAGGG GCCGACTGGAAGGCTGGATGAGTATCTCGCTTGCATTGCAAAGATTCAGAAAGCTGTGGAATACTTTCAAGATAACAACCCTGACAGTCCTGAGCTCAACACAGTG AAAGCACGCTTTGAGAAAGGTAAAGAGCTGCTGGAGGCGGAGTTCCGCAGCCTCCTCACCCGCTACAGTAAACCCGTTCCCCCGATCCTCATCCTGGATGCCATCAGTGTGGACGAGGAGCTGGAGGTCCAGGAAGATGTGGTTCTTGAACACCTGCCTGAAGCCGTTCTCCAGGACATCATCTGTATCGCCGGCTGGCTGGTGGAGTACGGACGCAACCAGG atttCATGACCGTTTACTTCCAGATTAGGTCAAATCAGCTCGATCGCTCCATTAAAGGTCTGAAGGACCACTTCCGTAAGAACAGCGCCTCCTCTGGGATCCTCTACTCGCCTGCCGTCCAAACCAAACGCAAGGACACACCCACCAAAAAGGCTCCAAAGAGACCAG GGAAGGACGACGTTCTGGACATCGAGATCGACTCGTACATCCACTGTATCAGTGCCTTTGTAAAGCTGGCTCAGAGCGAGTATGCCCTGCTGGCTGAAATCATCCCAGAGCACCACCAGAAGAAGACCTTCGACTCCCTCATTCAG GAAGCGTTGGACAACCTGATGCTGGAGGGAGACAACATCGTGTCTGCGGCTCGCAGAGCCATAATGAGACACGACTACTCAGCCGTCCTCACCATCTTCCCCATCCTCAGACACCTGAAGATGAACAAGTCTGACTTTGACGCCACGCTGCAG GGAACAGCAGCGAGCACCAAGAACAAGCTGCCAACTCTCATCACCTCCATGGAGACGATTGGAGCCAAAGCTCTGGAGGAGTTTGCAGACAGCATCAAG AACGACCCTGATAAAGAGTACAACATGCCAAAGGATGGAACCGTCCACGAGCTGACCAGTAAT GCGATCCTgttcctgcagcagctgctggACTTCCACGAGACGGCCGGAGCCATGCTGGCCTCACAAG agaCGAGTTCATCAGCGAGCAGCTACACCTCCGAGTTCAACAAGAGGCTCCTCAGCACTTATATAT GTAAGGTTTTGGGGAACCTGCAGCTAAATCTGCTCAGTAAATCCAAAGTGTACGAGGATCCTGCTCTGAGCGCCATTTTCCTGCACAACAACTACAATTACATCCTGAAATCACTGGAGAA GTCCGAGCTGATCCAGTTAGTGACGGTGACTCAGAAAAAAGCTGAGAGTTCATACAGAGAGCTGATAGAGCAGCAGATCCTTACGTACAAGAGCAG CTGGGTGAAAGTCACAGAGCACCTAACTGACAGAAACATGCCCGTCCTCCAGCCTGGCACCAAG CTGAAGGACAAAGAGAGACAAGTGATAAAAGACAAATTCAAG GGTTTTAATGACGGCTTGGAGGAGTTGTGTAAGATCCAGAAGGGTTGGGCCATCCCCGACAAAGAACAGAGAGACTTCATCCGTCAGTCTCAGAAGAAAGTCGTGTCTGAAGCTTACAGGAACTTCCTGCAGAG ATGTGCCAACATCTCGTTCACTAAGAACCCTGAGAAGTATCACAAGTACCGAccggaggaggtggaggagatgaTTGAGAGGCTGTTTGACACGTCTGCCTGA
- the exoc7 gene encoding exocyst complex component 7 isoform X1 — MIPTEDASARKREIEEKLKQEQETLSFIRENLEKSDQLTKGMVSILSSFESRLMQLENSIIPVHKQTENLQRLQENVDKTLSCMDHVISYYHVAKDTDRIIREGPTGRLDEYLACIAKIQKAVEYFQDNNPDSPELNTVKARFEKGKELLEAEFRSLLTRYSKPVPPILILDAISVDEELEVQEDVVLEHLPEAVLQDIICIAGWLVEYGRNQDFMTVYFQIRSNQLDRSIKGLKDHFRKNSASSGILYSPAVQTKRKDTPTKKAPKRPVYIPGTIRKAQNLLKQYSQHGLDGKKGGSNLTPLEGKDDVLDIEIDSYIHCISAFVKLAQSEYALLAEIIPEHHQKKTFDSLIQEALDNLMLEGDNIVSAARRAIMRHDYSAVLTIFPILRHLKMNKSDFDATLQGTAASTKNKLPTLITSMETIGAKALEEFADSIKNDPDKEYNMPKDGTVHELTSNAILFLQQLLDFHETAGAMLASQETSSSASSYTSEFNKRLLSTYICKVLGNLQLNLLSKSKVYEDPALSAIFLHNNYNYILKSLEKSELIQLVTVTQKKAESSYRELIEQQILTYKSSWVKVTEHLTDRNMPVLQPGTKLKDKERQVIKDKFKGFNDGLEELCKIQKGWAIPDKEQRDFIRQSQKKVVSEAYRNFLQRCANISFTKNPEKYHKYRPEEVEEMIERLFDTSA; from the exons ATGATTCCCACCGAGGATGCGTCCGCCAGGAAGCGGGAGATAGAGGAGAAACTGAAGCAG GAGCAAGAGACGCTGTCATTCATCAGAGAGAACCTGGAGAAGAGTGATCAGCTGACCAAGGGCATG GTGTCCATCCTGTCTTCGTTTGAGAGTCGTCTGATGCAGCTGGAGAACTCCATCATCCCGGTCCACAAACAGACAGAGAATCTGCAGCGCCTGCAGGAGAACGTGGACAAGACCCTGTCCTGCATGGACCACGTCATCAGTTATTACCATGTGGCTAAAGACACAGATAGGATCATCAGAGAGGG GCCGACTGGAAGGCTGGATGAGTATCTCGCTTGCATTGCAAAGATTCAGAAAGCTGTGGAATACTTTCAAGATAACAACCCTGACAGTCCTGAGCTCAACACAGTG AAAGCACGCTTTGAGAAAGGTAAAGAGCTGCTGGAGGCGGAGTTCCGCAGCCTCCTCACCCGCTACAGTAAACCCGTTCCCCCGATCCTCATCCTGGATGCCATCAGTGTGGACGAGGAGCTGGAGGTCCAGGAAGATGTGGTTCTTGAACACCTGCCTGAAGCCGTTCTCCAGGACATCATCTGTATCGCCGGCTGGCTGGTGGAGTACGGACGCAACCAGG atttCATGACCGTTTACTTCCAGATTAGGTCAAATCAGCTCGATCGCTCCATTAAAGGTCTGAAGGACCACTTCCGTAAGAACAGCGCCTCCTCTGGGATCCTCTACTCGCCTGCCGTCCAAACCAAACGCAAGGACACACCCACCAAAAAGGCTCCAAAGAGACCAG TCTACATCCCAG GGACGATTCGAAAGGCTCAGAACCTTCTGAAACAGTACTCACAGCATGGGCTGGATGGGAAAAAGGGGGGCTCTAACCTCACTCCTTTGGAAG GGAAGGACGACGTTCTGGACATCGAGATCGACTCGTACATCCACTGTATCAGTGCCTTTGTAAAGCTGGCTCAGAGCGAGTATGCCCTGCTGGCTGAAATCATCCCAGAGCACCACCAGAAGAAGACCTTCGACTCCCTCATTCAG GAAGCGTTGGACAACCTGATGCTGGAGGGAGACAACATCGTGTCTGCGGCTCGCAGAGCCATAATGAGACACGACTACTCAGCCGTCCTCACCATCTTCCCCATCCTCAGACACCTGAAGATGAACAAGTCTGACTTTGACGCCACGCTGCAG GGAACAGCAGCGAGCACCAAGAACAAGCTGCCAACTCTCATCACCTCCATGGAGACGATTGGAGCCAAAGCTCTGGAGGAGTTTGCAGACAGCATCAAG AACGACCCTGATAAAGAGTACAACATGCCAAAGGATGGAACCGTCCACGAGCTGACCAGTAAT GCGATCCTgttcctgcagcagctgctggACTTCCACGAGACGGCCGGAGCCATGCTGGCCTCACAAG agaCGAGTTCATCAGCGAGCAGCTACACCTCCGAGTTCAACAAGAGGCTCCTCAGCACTTATATAT GTAAGGTTTTGGGGAACCTGCAGCTAAATCTGCTCAGTAAATCCAAAGTGTACGAGGATCCTGCTCTGAGCGCCATTTTCCTGCACAACAACTACAATTACATCCTGAAATCACTGGAGAA GTCCGAGCTGATCCAGTTAGTGACGGTGACTCAGAAAAAAGCTGAGAGTTCATACAGAGAGCTGATAGAGCAGCAGATCCTTACGTACAAGAGCAG CTGGGTGAAAGTCACAGAGCACCTAACTGACAGAAACATGCCCGTCCTCCAGCCTGGCACCAAG CTGAAGGACAAAGAGAGACAAGTGATAAAAGACAAATTCAAG GGTTTTAATGACGGCTTGGAGGAGTTGTGTAAGATCCAGAAGGGTTGGGCCATCCCCGACAAAGAACAGAGAGACTTCATCCGTCAGTCTCAGAAGAAAGTCGTGTCTGAAGCTTACAGGAACTTCCTGCAGAG ATGTGCCAACATCTCGTTCACTAAGAACCCTGAGAAGTATCACAAGTACCGAccggaggaggtggaggagatgaTTGAGAGGCTGTTTGACACGTCTGCCTGA
- the exoc7 gene encoding exocyst complex component 7 isoform X3: MIPTEDASARKREIEEKLKQEQETLSFIRENLEKSDQLTKGMVSILSSFESRLMQLENSIIPVHKQTENLQRLQENVDKTLSCMDHVISYYHVAKDTDRIIREGPTGRLDEYLACIAKIQKAVEYFQDNNPDSPELNTVKARFEKGKELLEAEFRSLLTRYSKPVPPILILDAISVDEELEVQEDVVLEHLPEAVLQDIICIAGWLVEYGRNQDFMTVYFQIRSNQLDRSIKGLKDHFRKNSASSGILYSPAVQTKRKDTPTKKAPKRPGFDHDLRVKHLSDALTEKHGAAAGKDDVLDIEIDSYIHCISAFVKLAQSEYALLAEIIPEHHQKKTFDSLIQEALDNLMLEGDNIVSAARRAIMRHDYSAVLTIFPILRHLKMNKSDFDATLQGTAASTKNKLPTLITSMETIGAKALEEFADSIKNDPDKEYNMPKDGTVHELTSNAILFLQQLLDFHETAGAMLASQETSSSASSYTSEFNKRLLSTYICKVLGNLQLNLLSKSKVYEDPALSAIFLHNNYNYILKSLEKSELIQLVTVTQKKAESSYRELIEQQILTYKSSWVKVTEHLTDRNMPVLQPGTKLKDKERQVIKDKFKGFNDGLEELCKIQKGWAIPDKEQRDFIRQSQKKVVSEAYRNFLQRCANISFTKNPEKYHKYRPEEVEEMIERLFDTSA, translated from the exons ATGATTCCCACCGAGGATGCGTCCGCCAGGAAGCGGGAGATAGAGGAGAAACTGAAGCAG GAGCAAGAGACGCTGTCATTCATCAGAGAGAACCTGGAGAAGAGTGATCAGCTGACCAAGGGCATG GTGTCCATCCTGTCTTCGTTTGAGAGTCGTCTGATGCAGCTGGAGAACTCCATCATCCCGGTCCACAAACAGACAGAGAATCTGCAGCGCCTGCAGGAGAACGTGGACAAGACCCTGTCCTGCATGGACCACGTCATCAGTTATTACCATGTGGCTAAAGACACAGATAGGATCATCAGAGAGGG GCCGACTGGAAGGCTGGATGAGTATCTCGCTTGCATTGCAAAGATTCAGAAAGCTGTGGAATACTTTCAAGATAACAACCCTGACAGTCCTGAGCTCAACACAGTG AAAGCACGCTTTGAGAAAGGTAAAGAGCTGCTGGAGGCGGAGTTCCGCAGCCTCCTCACCCGCTACAGTAAACCCGTTCCCCCGATCCTCATCCTGGATGCCATCAGTGTGGACGAGGAGCTGGAGGTCCAGGAAGATGTGGTTCTTGAACACCTGCCTGAAGCCGTTCTCCAGGACATCATCTGTATCGCCGGCTGGCTGGTGGAGTACGGACGCAACCAGG atttCATGACCGTTTACTTCCAGATTAGGTCAAATCAGCTCGATCGCTCCATTAAAGGTCTGAAGGACCACTTCCGTAAGAACAGCGCCTCCTCTGGGATCCTCTACTCGCCTGCCGTCCAAACCAAACGCAAGGACACACCCACCAAAAAGGCTCCAAAGAGACCAG GTTTTGATCACGACCTGCGGGTCAAACACCTGTCTGACGCCCTGACCGAGAAGCACGGGGCCGCCGCAG GGAAGGACGACGTTCTGGACATCGAGATCGACTCGTACATCCACTGTATCAGTGCCTTTGTAAAGCTGGCTCAGAGCGAGTATGCCCTGCTGGCTGAAATCATCCCAGAGCACCACCAGAAGAAGACCTTCGACTCCCTCATTCAG GAAGCGTTGGACAACCTGATGCTGGAGGGAGACAACATCGTGTCTGCGGCTCGCAGAGCCATAATGAGACACGACTACTCAGCCGTCCTCACCATCTTCCCCATCCTCAGACACCTGAAGATGAACAAGTCTGACTTTGACGCCACGCTGCAG GGAACAGCAGCGAGCACCAAGAACAAGCTGCCAACTCTCATCACCTCCATGGAGACGATTGGAGCCAAAGCTCTGGAGGAGTTTGCAGACAGCATCAAG AACGACCCTGATAAAGAGTACAACATGCCAAAGGATGGAACCGTCCACGAGCTGACCAGTAAT GCGATCCTgttcctgcagcagctgctggACTTCCACGAGACGGCCGGAGCCATGCTGGCCTCACAAG agaCGAGTTCATCAGCGAGCAGCTACACCTCCGAGTTCAACAAGAGGCTCCTCAGCACTTATATAT GTAAGGTTTTGGGGAACCTGCAGCTAAATCTGCTCAGTAAATCCAAAGTGTACGAGGATCCTGCTCTGAGCGCCATTTTCCTGCACAACAACTACAATTACATCCTGAAATCACTGGAGAA GTCCGAGCTGATCCAGTTAGTGACGGTGACTCAGAAAAAAGCTGAGAGTTCATACAGAGAGCTGATAGAGCAGCAGATCCTTACGTACAAGAGCAG CTGGGTGAAAGTCACAGAGCACCTAACTGACAGAAACATGCCCGTCCTCCAGCCTGGCACCAAG CTGAAGGACAAAGAGAGACAAGTGATAAAAGACAAATTCAAG GGTTTTAATGACGGCTTGGAGGAGTTGTGTAAGATCCAGAAGGGTTGGGCCATCCCCGACAAAGAACAGAGAGACTTCATCCGTCAGTCTCAGAAGAAAGTCGTGTCTGAAGCTTACAGGAACTTCCTGCAGAG ATGTGCCAACATCTCGTTCACTAAGAACCCTGAGAAGTATCACAAGTACCGAccggaggaggtggaggagatgaTTGAGAGGCTGTTTGACACGTCTGCCTGA